The proteins below are encoded in one region of Candidatus Thiodiazotropha sp. LNASS1:
- a CDS encoding DUF1841 family protein, producing MSGDRNQLRQVFFEAWRKHLTGEETEPLEKMVVSVIVEHPEYHEMLSDSERFLLREFHADDGQSNPFLHMAMHISLLEQISTDRPAGISEFYQHLCQRMGEAHEAEHQLMECLGRMLWEAQSTNRMPDEQAYLECIRTLLN from the coding sequence ATCAGCGGTGACAGGAACCAATTACGTCAGGTCTTTTTTGAGGCATGGCGAAAGCATCTGACAGGTGAAGAGACAGAACCACTGGAGAAGATGGTCGTCAGTGTGATTGTTGAGCATCCTGAATACCATGAGATGTTGAGCGACAGTGAGCGATTCCTATTGCGGGAATTTCACGCTGACGACGGGCAAAGTAATCCGTTTCTGCACATGGCTATGCATATCAGCCTGTTGGAGCAGATCTCAACGGATCGACCGGCAGGCATCAGCGAGTTTTACCAACATCTTTGTCAACGCATGGGAGAGGCGCATGAGGCTGAGCATCAGCTGATGGAGTGTCTTGGCCGGATGTTATGGGAGGCGCAGTCCACAAACAGGATGCCGGATGAACAAGCCTATCTGGAGTGTATCAGGACACTGTTGAATTGA
- the fliF gene encoding flagellar basal-body MS-ring/collar protein FliF, translating into MATTATETNTEIQVKHRLQNNPTLRVIAVMVGFAASVALGVAVVLWTQKPSYSPLYGNLAHKDAVEIAQALQQAGIKYEIDQSNGIIMVPSSDLQEARMKLAGQGLPQSGSAGFELMQEDTGFSTSRLVESARYQRAIEGELARTIMTLTSVESARVHLANPKQSVFVRKRKFPSASVVLKLYSGRNLEKGQVDAITHLVASSVPELDVSKVTVVDHKGRLLSSKDDSREMGLTTSQFEYTRELESHYKQRIEDILSPMVGRENLRAEVTADVDFTYIEKTQEYFNPDATALRSEQLNEQSSVLNEVQGVPGALSNQPPAAATSPQVAAGGANAEAGGTPINSSKRATRNYELDKTISHTRLPTSRLRRLSVAVVVNHRYRTAEDGTVEVIERTAEEITRISTLVKEAIGYDLQRGDSVQVVDEAFYVPAPPEPLPEAPMWEEAWFWDIVRQVGGVLLFLLLIFGVLKPTMTRLTKQVAISPMPEGAAAAAGGATGSLEGGAVGEPGGMMGALAEDDASLHLPGPRSYEKTLDQARNMIEEDPKRVAQVVRKWIAEDGR; encoded by the coding sequence ATGGCAACGACAGCAACCGAGACAAATACTGAGATTCAGGTAAAGCATCGACTTCAGAATAATCCCACTTTACGTGTGATTGCTGTAATGGTGGGATTTGCCGCAAGCGTCGCCTTGGGAGTGGCAGTGGTGCTTTGGACCCAGAAGCCCAGTTACAGCCCGCTCTACGGCAACCTCGCCCACAAGGATGCTGTCGAGATAGCTCAGGCCTTACAGCAGGCCGGCATCAAGTATGAGATCGATCAGAGCAACGGCATCATCATGGTGCCCAGCAGTGACCTGCAGGAAGCGCGGATGAAACTTGCCGGCCAGGGATTGCCGCAATCGGGTTCCGCCGGCTTTGAGTTGATGCAGGAGGATACGGGGTTTTCCACCAGTCGTCTGGTCGAATCGGCTCGCTATCAACGCGCCATAGAAGGTGAACTGGCCCGCACCATTATGACCCTGACCAGTGTCGAGAGCGCCAGGGTCCACTTAGCGAATCCGAAGCAGTCGGTGTTTGTCCGCAAGCGTAAATTCCCCAGTGCATCGGTGGTGCTGAAACTCTATTCCGGACGAAACCTTGAGAAGGGACAGGTTGATGCCATCACTCACCTGGTCGCCTCAAGTGTGCCGGAACTGGATGTCTCCAAGGTTACGGTGGTCGATCATAAGGGTCGTCTCTTGAGCAGCAAAGACGACTCACGGGAAATGGGGTTGACCACAAGTCAGTTTGAGTATACCCGGGAACTGGAGAGTCACTACAAACAGCGTATCGAGGATATCCTATCGCCCATGGTGGGTCGGGAAAACCTGCGTGCGGAAGTCACCGCGGACGTTGATTTCACCTATATCGAAAAAACCCAAGAGTATTTCAATCCGGATGCCACTGCGCTGCGTTCCGAGCAGCTCAATGAGCAGTCATCTGTGTTGAATGAGGTGCAAGGAGTACCTGGCGCCTTATCCAATCAACCACCGGCTGCCGCGACCTCGCCTCAAGTCGCGGCTGGTGGCGCTAATGCCGAAGCCGGCGGCACACCCATCAACTCCAGTAAACGGGCAACCCGAAATTATGAGCTGGATAAGACGATCAGTCATACCCGACTGCCCACCAGTCGCCTGCGTCGGCTATCCGTAGCGGTGGTTGTCAATCATCGCTACCGGACCGCAGAGGATGGAACGGTCGAAGTGATAGAACGTACCGCTGAAGAGATTACCCGGATCTCCACCCTGGTGAAGGAGGCGATCGGTTACGATCTCCAGCGCGGTGATAGTGTACAGGTCGTCGATGAAGCCTTCTACGTGCCGGCGCCGCCGGAACCGCTACCGGAAGCCCCGATGTGGGAAGAGGCATGGTTTTGGGATATCGTACGACAGGTTGGTGGCGTTCTGCTGTTCCTGCTACTAATCTTTGGAGTGTTGAAACCGACAATGACCCGTCTCACCAAACAGGTCGCGATCAGCCCCATGCCTGAAGGTGCGGCTGCGGCTGCAGGTGGCGCCACAGGAAGCCTTGAAGGAGGTGCTGTAGGCGAACCTGGCGGTATGATGGGCGCCCTGGCCGAGGATGATGCTTCCCTGCATCTTCCGGGGCCTCGCAGTTATGAGAAGACCCTGGATCAAGCCCGAAACATGATCGAGGAAGATCCGAAACGAGTGGCGCAGGTCGTTCGAAAGTGGATTGCAGAAGATGGCAGATAA
- the fliE gene encoding flagellar hook-basal body complex protein FliE, translating to MNIDQVLAQMRVMAAQATNKSSQASESGGADFGELLKQSIDHVNSAQQEASALRTAFESGEGDMDLAQVMIAAQKSSLSFEAMVQVRNKLVEAYKDVMNMPI from the coding sequence ATGAACATTGATCAAGTCCTGGCTCAGATGCGGGTGATGGCGGCCCAGGCTACCAATAAATCATCCCAGGCATCGGAGAGTGGCGGGGCGGATTTCGGTGAACTCCTGAAACAGTCAATCGACCACGTCAATTCCGCGCAACAGGAGGCCAGTGCATTGCGCACCGCGTTTGAGAGTGGCGAGGGTGATATGGATCTGGCCCAGGTGATGATTGCGGCCCAGAAGTCGAGCCTCTCTTTCGAGGCCATGGTTCAGGTACGCAACAAACTCGTCGAAGCGTACAAAGACGTAATGAATATGCCGATCTAA
- a CDS encoding flagellar assembly protein FliH yields the protein MKSSSRSDKDSDLDQVMQWLPPEMSDGKVGTPRTLQPPGAPPTAGELEQLQKQAYEEGFEKGKQEGFEFGHKEGLAQAKRDIQHYTAHLNKLLSHFEQPLRDLDDQVEKELLSLVIAIVKQLLRREVKSDPNLIVGVVREALSVLPVSSNNVRLLLHPEDAELIREVYALGDNEVGWSLIEDPVINRGGCKVVTDTSQIDGTLESRLTTLIAPLLASTRAVDSQNE from the coding sequence GTGAAGAGTTCGTCTAGATCTGACAAGGATTCCGACCTTGATCAGGTCATGCAGTGGCTACCGCCGGAGATGAGTGACGGCAAGGTGGGGACGCCACGAACCCTACAGCCACCTGGCGCACCTCCCACAGCAGGTGAACTGGAACAACTTCAAAAACAGGCCTATGAGGAGGGTTTCGAGAAGGGTAAACAAGAGGGATTTGAATTCGGTCACAAGGAGGGGCTGGCGCAAGCCAAACGCGATATCCAACATTACACCGCTCACCTCAACAAGCTGCTTTCCCATTTCGAACAGCCATTACGGGATTTGGATGACCAAGTCGAGAAGGAGTTGCTGAGTCTGGTCATCGCAATCGTCAAGCAGCTCCTGCGACGTGAGGTGAAGAGTGATCCGAATCTGATCGTCGGCGTGGTCCGTGAAGCGCTCTCGGTTTTACCTGTCTCTTCCAATAATGTGCGATTGCTGCTCCATCCGGAGGATGCAGAGCTGATTCGTGAAGTCTACGCATTGGGGGACAACGAAGTGGGTTGGAGTCTGATCGAGGACCCGGTCATCAATCGTGGCGGGTGCAAAGTGGTCACCGACACTTCGCAGATCGACGGTACCCTCGAATCCCGTCTTACCACGCTCATTGCCCCATTGCTGGCGAGCACCCGGGCCGTAGACAGTCAAAATGAGTAA
- a CDS encoding sigma-54-dependent transcriptional regulator, with translation MSLATVLIVEDDPALREALSDTLELAGYPICVAEEGGAAINLLQQRSVGMVVSDVQMHPMDGHTLLRKIRERYPDLPVLLMTAYGTIEKAVMAMHDGAVDYLTKPFEAEVLVSKVASHIRTAVGPVLDGPVTEDLRSREVLDLALRVAGSDATVLLHGESGTGKEVYARYIHQHSTRTEGPFVAINCAAIPENMLEAVLFGYEKGAFTGAYQATAGKFEQAQGGTLLLDEISEMSLALQAKLLRVLQEKELERLGGRKLIELDVRVLATTNRKLREEVSAGRFREDLFYRLNVFPLSLPPLRERQRDILPLALHLLQQNLRTGQTLPSLSDEAKQRLLVHPWPGNVRELDNLMQRALILDSDGVIDADELCFESEAAESTPVQASQRSHPGRLPEDLRSVEEQMILDALEEGRGSRKAVASRLGISERTLRYKIARMRDAGVTIPG, from the coding sequence ATGAGTTTAGCGACGGTGCTGATTGTTGAGGATGATCCCGCACTTAGGGAAGCCTTGAGTGACACATTGGAGCTTGCAGGTTACCCGATCTGTGTTGCTGAAGAGGGCGGTGCGGCAATCAATCTACTGCAGCAGAGATCTGTCGGTATGGTTGTAAGCGACGTACAGATGCATCCCATGGATGGGCACACTCTTCTGCGCAAGATCAGGGAGCGGTACCCTGATTTGCCGGTGTTGCTGATGACGGCTTACGGCACTATCGAGAAGGCTGTCATGGCAATGCATGATGGCGCCGTTGATTACCTGACAAAGCCATTTGAGGCGGAAGTGTTGGTCAGTAAGGTCGCCAGTCACATCCGAACAGCTGTCGGACCTGTCTTAGATGGCCCAGTTACGGAGGATTTGCGAAGTCGTGAAGTGCTCGATCTGGCGCTTCGCGTTGCTGGCAGTGATGCCACAGTATTGCTGCATGGTGAGAGTGGTACCGGTAAAGAAGTATATGCCCGCTATATCCACCAGCACTCGACCCGTACCGAGGGACCTTTCGTAGCCATCAACTGTGCTGCGATTCCGGAAAATATGCTTGAAGCGGTCCTTTTCGGATACGAGAAGGGCGCCTTTACCGGTGCCTATCAAGCAACCGCCGGCAAATTCGAACAGGCACAGGGCGGTACACTGCTGCTGGATGAAATTTCCGAAATGAGCCTGGCTCTGCAGGCAAAACTGCTGCGCGTCTTGCAGGAGAAGGAGCTTGAACGTCTGGGTGGTCGCAAGCTGATTGAGTTGGATGTCAGAGTGCTGGCAACCACCAATCGCAAATTGCGTGAAGAGGTCTCAGCCGGCCGATTCAGGGAGGACCTTTTCTATCGCTTGAATGTTTTTCCCCTGAGTCTGCCGCCGTTGCGGGAGCGTCAGCGGGATATTCTGCCTTTGGCGCTTCATCTTCTGCAGCAGAATCTCAGAACCGGGCAGACACTGCCGAGCCTGAGCGATGAGGCAAAACAACGCCTGCTTGTTCACCCATGGCCGGGTAATGTGAGGGAACTCGACAACCTGATGCAAAGGGCCCTTATCCTCGATAGCGATGGTGTGATAGATGCCGATGAACTCTGCTTCGAGAGCGAGGCAGCGGAATCCACGCCTGTACAGGCCTCACAGCGTTCTCATCCGGGCCGCCTGCCGGAAGATCTTCGCTCAGTGGAGGAGCAGATGATTCTGGATGCGCTGGAAGAGGGGCGAGGCAGCCGCAAGGCGGTTGCCAGCCGCCTTGGCATCAGTGAACGGACACTGCGTTACAAGATTGCGCGCATGCGGGATGCCGGCGTCACCATACCGGGTTGA
- a CDS encoding FHA domain-containing protein, producing the protein MAKLTLSFKGRVIDVFHIERDKTEIGRNDDCTIPIDSLAIAPVQAVITRNDDQSYLLQAQEEAFPVLVNHEKTEQTTLNHGDVIQVGKHTLSFAEDVMDLSADLGPIPANDQLTDENEPIESDESKSKSGVLQIMNGDNFGRIIPLNRNMTRIGHAGGDCAMIARRENGYFITFLEGPNPPRINRKPIGNQAQLLTDGDIIDVGGTQMQFHD; encoded by the coding sequence ATGGCTAAACTCACCCTCTCCTTCAAAGGTCGCGTTATAGATGTCTTTCACATTGAGCGTGACAAGACCGAAATCGGGCGCAACGATGACTGCACCATCCCGATCGACAGTCTCGCCATAGCCCCTGTACAGGCGGTTATCACGCGCAATGACGACCAAAGCTACCTGCTCCAGGCTCAGGAGGAAGCTTTTCCTGTCCTGGTCAACCATGAAAAGACAGAGCAGACCACCCTCAACCATGGTGATGTGATACAAGTAGGGAAACATACATTGTCTTTCGCGGAAGATGTTATGGACCTGAGTGCCGATCTAGGTCCAATCCCTGCCAACGATCAGTTGACCGACGAAAATGAGCCGATCGAAAGCGATGAGTCGAAATCCAAGTCAGGTGTACTTCAAATTATGAATGGTGATAACTTCGGAAGAATTATCCCACTTAACAGGAATATGACCCGGATAGGCCATGCAGGCGGTGATTGTGCGATGATCGCGCGGAGGGAGAACGGCTATTTCATCACCTTCCTCGAAGGCCCCAACCCTCCCCGCATCAACCGTAAACCGATCGGCAACCAGGCCCAGCTATTGACGGATGGAGATATTATCGATGTGGGCGGCACGCAAATGCAGTTTCATGATTAG
- a CDS encoding PilZ domain-containing protein, protein MNEPDSKERRRFHRVLFDAPATIIRKKNAYPTTLIDISLKGALLKTPADWSGELGDEVTIEVMLNHVDAVISMHAVCAHEENQHLGVLCEKIDMESIMLLRRLIELNIADEDQLQRDLEALG, encoded by the coding sequence ATGAATGAACCAGATTCGAAAGAGCGTCGACGTTTCCACCGTGTACTCTTCGATGCCCCCGCGACAATCATCAGGAAAAAAAACGCCTATCCAACCACACTGATAGATATCTCACTCAAAGGTGCACTACTCAAAACACCTGCCGACTGGTCCGGGGAGTTGGGGGATGAGGTTACTATTGAGGTAATGCTCAACCACGTTGATGCCGTAATTTCCATGCATGCGGTCTGCGCACACGAAGAGAATCAACATCTCGGTGTATTGTGTGAAAAGATCGATATGGAGAGCATCATGCTGTTGCGCCGCCTGATCGAACTGAATATCGCTGATGAAGATCAGTTGCAGCGGGACCTGGAAGCGCTGGGTTAA
- a CDS encoding sigma-54-dependent Fis family transcriptional regulator, giving the protein MGQTIATDGPVFPNLCVYLIDQNSERQSYLKNVIRFVEGDLRIVSELSEIELPSIDEAVACVAVFLGIDLELERQLEIAQKLQQEFPGMPAFQLYDEHSGLPDKLEGCDNVIGSIKLPSVYDDLMALIHKAQVYQELKTSDVQTARPVELFRSLSGSSRATRRVNKMIEQVADSEATVLILGESGTGKEVVARKLHFHSVRRGKPFVPVNCGAIPADLLESELFGHEKGAFTGAISARQGRFEMAEGGTLFLDEIGDMSMPMQVKLLRVLQERTFERVGSNKTMACNVRIIAATHRNLEEAIKNGDFREDLFYRLNVFPIEMPPLRDRVEDIPVLVNDLIHRIENEKRGSVRLTPAAIAALSHYRWPGNVRELANLIERLAILHPYGVVDVVDLPEKFRPTGDLHEITQLPQVTLEGEEPGTTMNAPRLPNDGLDLKAHLNSLEQSLIQQALDESDGIVAHAAKRLHMRRTTLVEKLRKYGLQRQTESPGI; this is encoded by the coding sequence ATGGGTCAAACAATAGCTACAGATGGTCCAGTGTTTCCAAATCTTTGCGTCTATTTAATCGATCAGAATTCTGAGCGTCAGAGTTACCTGAAGAATGTCATCAGGTTTGTCGAGGGCGATCTGCGTATTGTCTCGGAACTGTCTGAAATTGAGTTGCCTTCAATAGATGAGGCAGTCGCGTGTGTGGCTGTTTTTCTCGGCATTGATCTGGAATTGGAACGGCAACTGGAGATTGCACAGAAGCTGCAGCAGGAGTTTCCCGGTATGCCGGCCTTTCAGCTCTATGATGAGCACAGCGGCCTACCGGATAAACTCGAAGGTTGTGACAATGTGATCGGCAGTATCAAGCTGCCTAGTGTCTACGATGATCTGATGGCTTTGATCCATAAGGCCCAGGTCTATCAAGAGTTAAAGACTTCAGACGTCCAGACCGCCCGACCGGTTGAACTCTTCCGTAGCTTATCGGGCAGCAGCAGGGCTACCAGACGGGTCAATAAAATGATTGAGCAGGTTGCTGATTCCGAGGCAACGGTATTGATACTGGGGGAATCCGGTACGGGCAAAGAGGTGGTGGCCCGCAAACTCCACTTTCACTCGGTGAGGCGCGGCAAGCCCTTTGTCCCTGTGAATTGCGGAGCGATCCCGGCCGATCTACTGGAAAGTGAATTATTTGGTCATGAAAAAGGGGCCTTTACCGGTGCCATCAGTGCCCGCCAGGGGCGTTTCGAAATGGCCGAGGGCGGTACTCTGTTTCTCGATGAAATCGGCGACATGAGCATGCCGATGCAGGTTAAGTTGCTACGGGTTTTACAGGAGAGAACCTTTGAGCGGGTTGGCAGTAACAAAACCATGGCTTGTAATGTCCGTATCATCGCCGCAACCCATCGAAATCTCGAAGAGGCCATCAAGAATGGGGACTTCCGCGAAGATCTGTTCTATCGATTGAATGTGTTTCCAATTGAAATGCCACCTTTGAGGGATCGTGTTGAAGATATTCCCGTATTGGTTAACGATCTGATTCACCGCATAGAAAACGAAAAAAGGGGATCGGTCAGATTGACTCCTGCAGCGATTGCCGCCCTGAGTCACTACCGCTGGCCCGGTAATGTCAGGGAACTGGCCAATCTTATTGAACGTCTGGCAATACTACATCCCTATGGGGTTGTCGATGTGGTCGATCTGCCGGAGAAGTTTCGCCCCACGGGCGATCTGCATGAGATTACCCAACTCCCACAGGTTACCCTCGAGGGAGAGGAACCTGGCACCACCATGAATGCTCCGCGTCTGCCCAATGATGGTCTTGATCTAAAGGCGCATCTGAATTCACTCGAACAGAGTCTGATCCAACAGGCCTTGGATGAATCGGATGGAATTGTCGCTCATGCTGCCAAGCGGCTACACATGCGGCGTACCACACTGGTGGAAAAGTTACGTAAATATGGCCTACAACGTCAAACTGAGTCGCCAGGAATTTGA
- a CDS encoding PAS domain-containing sensor histidine kinase → MSPKPSLADRQHALESAFKLFNQLSEELTGSYQQLQQQVLELNQELAAARSERMVQLAEKERLADRLERLLETLPAAVIVLDGEERVREFNPAALKLLGTLNEYDAWPEVMRAAVLTGDISGSELKLRNGRLLTLSSSRLEQTPGRILVLLDITETRRLQERLNRHERLTAMGEMSAQLAHQMRTPLSTALLYVSHLASDDLVPQKRHQFTAKLRNRLQHMERQIHDILLFARGGDAGESRLSLGKLLTAFAASVEQDLADAKVKLLIDDQSQERAIMIGRPDALQGLLNNLLENAVQQGASEVRLILRVGSEIELDVADNGHGIPDDLHQRIFDPFFTTRNAGTGLGLAVVQNLVLNHGGEITSGHSDSGGALFHLRFPLALRKSDLESEMAGERRSVSEHYDAMRSLS, encoded by the coding sequence GTGTCACCCAAGCCATCTCTTGCCGATAGACAGCACGCCTTGGAATCTGCGTTCAAGCTGTTTAATCAGCTTTCTGAAGAGCTGACCGGTTCCTACCAGCAACTACAGCAACAAGTTCTTGAGTTGAACCAGGAACTTGCTGCCGCCCGCAGTGAGCGTATGGTACAGCTTGCAGAGAAGGAGAGATTGGCGGATCGTCTTGAGAGACTGCTTGAAACCTTGCCTGCAGCAGTCATTGTGCTGGATGGCGAAGAGCGTGTTCGTGAGTTCAATCCGGCTGCTCTCAAGCTGCTCGGTACCCTCAATGAGTATGATGCATGGCCGGAAGTCATGCGTGCCGCTGTTTTGACCGGTGATATCTCAGGTAGCGAATTAAAACTGCGTAACGGTCGCCTGCTTACCCTCTCTTCCAGCCGGTTGGAACAGACCCCAGGGCGTATCCTTGTCCTGCTCGACATCACTGAAACCCGTCGTCTTCAAGAACGGCTGAATCGACATGAACGGTTGACCGCGATGGGTGAGATGTCGGCTCAACTGGCTCATCAGATGCGCACTCCATTGAGTACTGCGCTACTTTATGTCTCCCATCTGGCCAGTGATGACCTGGTTCCTCAGAAGCGCCATCAGTTTACCGCCAAGCTCCGTAACAGGCTGCAGCACATGGAACGTCAAATACATGACATTCTGCTGTTCGCACGGGGGGGAGACGCTGGTGAATCCCGTCTTTCCCTGGGTAAATTACTGACGGCATTTGCTGCTTCTGTCGAACAGGATTTGGCCGATGCCAAGGTGAAGTTGTTGATTGACGACCAGAGTCAGGAACGGGCCATTATGATCGGTCGCCCGGATGCACTTCAGGGATTGCTCAACAATCTGCTCGAAAATGCTGTTCAACAGGGCGCCAGTGAGGTCCGGCTTATTCTGCGTGTAGGATCCGAAATCGAGTTGGATGTGGCCGATAATGGTCATGGTATACCGGATGATCTGCATCAACGTATCTTCGATCCGTTTTTCACTACGCGCAATGCCGGCACGGGCCTGGGATTGGCAGTCGTCCAGAATCTGGTGCTGAATCATGGAGGAGAGATCACCAGCGGGCATTCGGATAGCGGAGGTGCCCTGTTTCATCTTCGTTTCCCGCTGGCCTTGAGAAAGAGCGATCTGGAATCAGAGATGGCGGGTGAACGAAGGTCTGTTTCAGAACATTATGATGCGATGAGGAGCCTGTCATGA
- the fliG gene encoding flagellar motor switch protein FliG yields MADNQVADSKAVATEENSEVAKIGGVSRAAILLLALGEKDAAELLRHMGPKEVQDVGLAMATLTDVSTDQMEGVMRHFVSTLEKQTALGLGSDEYIRTMLNSALGEDKAGGVIDRILLGRNSKGLEQLKWMDPRGIAELIRLEHPQIIAIVLSFLESDQAAQVVSQFPERVRTDVIMRIATLDGIQPAALQELDEILEKQFSGATNVKSSSLGGVKTAAEILNMLDGAVESKLMEEIIEVDSDLGQELQDNMFVFENLIDVDDRGIQSLLREVSTEQLLLALRGADEALKEKIFKNMSKRAAEMLKDDLEAAAPAKLSDVESAQKEILVVARRLADAGEIMLGGGGEEFV; encoded by the coding sequence ATGGCAGATAATCAGGTAGCAGATTCGAAAGCGGTAGCAACCGAAGAAAACAGCGAAGTCGCTAAGATTGGCGGCGTCTCACGCGCCGCTATTTTGTTACTGGCGCTCGGGGAGAAGGATGCCGCTGAGCTACTGCGGCATATGGGTCCGAAAGAGGTGCAGGATGTCGGCCTCGCCATGGCGACTTTGACCGATGTCTCCACCGATCAGATGGAAGGCGTGATGCGCCACTTTGTCTCGACCCTGGAGAAACAGACTGCACTGGGGCTTGGCTCTGACGAATATATCCGCACCATGCTCAACAGCGCATTGGGTGAAGACAAGGCGGGTGGGGTGATAGACAGGATACTGCTCGGACGTAACAGTAAGGGACTCGAACAGCTGAAGTGGATGGATCCCAGGGGAATCGCAGAACTTATCCGTCTCGAGCATCCGCAAATCATCGCTATCGTGCTCTCATTTCTGGAATCGGATCAGGCGGCCCAGGTTGTCAGCCAGTTTCCTGAACGGGTGCGTACGGACGTGATCATGCGGATTGCGACCTTGGACGGCATTCAGCCTGCTGCACTGCAGGAACTCGACGAGATTCTTGAAAAACAGTTTTCTGGCGCTACCAATGTCAAATCCTCCAGTTTAGGCGGTGTTAAAACAGCCGCGGAGATACTCAACATGCTGGATGGTGCGGTGGAAAGCAAATTGATGGAAGAGATCATTGAAGTCGATAGCGACCTGGGACAAGAGCTTCAGGACAATATGTTCGTCTTCGAGAATCTCATCGATGTGGATGATCGCGGCATCCAGAGCCTATTGCGAGAAGTCAGTACGGAACAGTTGCTATTGGCCCTGCGCGGCGCAGATGAAGCGCTGAAAGAGAAGATATTCAAGAATATGTCCAAACGTGCGGCTGAAATGTTGAAGGATGATCTCGAGGCAGCAGCGCCCGCTAAGCTGAGCGATGTCGAATCCGCCCAGAAAGAGATACTGGTGGTGGCACGCCGCCTGGCGGATGCCGGTGAGATAATGCTCGGAGGCGGTGGTGAAGAGTTCGTCTAG